In Paenibacillus sp. JQZ6Y-1, the following proteins share a genomic window:
- a CDS encoding MFS transporter, which translates to MLKRLVLMGSLFYLMMGFVKVTVASILTVLLPMYGKAYTDAGTLIFVEFGASIIGMLIQPWLANRMSKKTMLHIGAWGIAICYTIVAFLPSWSILLVAIGLVGFLGGIIDTVVGAVILEGLKSNAAIAMSRLEIAFGIGSLLLPLAIGILITSGMWNYALFGIAVYAIILSIFLRIMKFREVETLFLPAHKQHVPAAVTTGAASSGPLGAVVAAAATNHPSATRSRMMVRGSLLLPAFIVLFFLYGATDIGLVHYLPSLMLVNGLADDSTAPFSVTVFWAAMVIGRMFAGYEAEKLGYRKYLFIHWTGMMVLLALFAVNRSVALSYVLIVLLGLTLSGLFVVTLVYAKQLMPRNIARNTSLLMAGSAVGGGLFSVTAGHMLDTYAPSYVQWLMVSIALFSLALYVIYVKEKHAALPTTAGTSTTHGGAEVQQS; encoded by the coding sequence GTGTTGAAAAGGCTCGTATTGATGGGCAGTTTGTTTTATCTGATGATGGGGTTTGTGAAAGTAACGGTAGCATCCATTTTGACCGTATTGTTGCCCATGTACGGCAAAGCGTACACGGACGCAGGAACGCTCATTTTTGTAGAATTTGGAGCTTCTATTATCGGGATGCTCATCCAGCCTTGGCTGGCAAACCGTATGTCCAAAAAGACGATGCTGCATATCGGCGCATGGGGAATCGCCATCTGTTATACGATTGTTGCCTTTCTGCCATCGTGGTCGATATTGCTAGTAGCGATTGGTTTGGTCGGCTTTCTTGGTGGGATTATTGATACCGTGGTTGGCGCGGTTATTTTGGAAGGTCTCAAATCGAATGCGGCGATTGCGATGAGTCGTCTGGAGATTGCGTTTGGCATTGGTAGTCTGCTGTTGCCGCTGGCGATTGGTATTCTGATCACTTCAGGCATGTGGAATTACGCGCTGTTCGGCATTGCTGTGTATGCGATCATTCTATCCATCTTCCTGCGTATAATGAAGTTCCGTGAAGTGGAGACATTGTTCTTACCTGCGCATAAGCAGCATGTACCAGCGGCGGTGACAACGGGTGCAGCCTCTTCTGGTCCGCTCGGAGCAGTCGTTGCTGCGGCAGCAACGAATCATCCATCTGCAACACGCAGTCGCATGATGGTACGCGGCAGTCTGCTGCTGCCAGCCTTTATCGTATTGTTCTTCTTGTATGGTGCAACCGATATTGGTCTGGTTCACTACTTGCCATCGCTGATGCTTGTTAATGGTCTAGCGGATGATAGCACGGCGCCATTTAGTGTGACGGTCTTTTGGGCAGCAATGGTCATCGGACGGATGTTTGCCGGATATGAAGCGGAGAAGCTCGGGTATCGTAAATATTTATTTATCCACTGGACAGGCATGATGGTGCTGCTGGCATTGTTCGCAGTAAATCGCAGTGTAGCATTATCGTATGTATTGATCGTATTGCTCGGACTAACATTGTCTGGACTGTTCGTTGTTACTCTTGTATATGCTAAACAGCTGATGCCGCGTAATATCGCGCGCAATACAAGTCTTCTTATGGCAGGATCGGCAGTCGGCGGCGGATTGTTCTCCGTCACTGCGGGTCATATGCTGGATACGTACGCACCATCGTATGTACAATGGTTGATGGTGAGCATTGCACTGTTTAGTTTGGCGCTCTACGTTATATATGTAAAAGAGAAGCATGCCGCTCTACCAACCACAGCTGGCACGTCCACTACTCATGGGGGCGCAGAAGTTCAACAATCGTAA
- a CDS encoding tautomerase family protein gives MPLLRFDVIEGRSPEQLQVLLDTAHYAMVEAFTVPASDRYQIVSQHPAHELVIQDTGLGFTRTKDVVVLTITSKQRTPEQKQKLYALLAERLEQHCGIAPTDLMVSIVENGDADWSFGQGRAQFLTGEL, from the coding sequence ATGCCATTATTACGTTTTGATGTGATAGAAGGACGAAGCCCAGAGCAGCTTCAAGTGCTGCTGGACACTGCTCATTATGCAATGGTGGAAGCGTTTACTGTTCCAGCATCCGACCGTTATCAAATTGTCAGCCAGCATCCAGCGCATGAATTGGTGATACAGGATACAGGGCTTGGCTTCACACGTACGAAGGATGTTGTCGTACTGACGATTACTAGCAAGCAGCGCACACCAGAGCAAAAACAAAAGCTGTACGCACTGCTGGCGGAACGTCTGGAACAACACTGCGGCATCGCGCCAACGGATCTGATGGTATCGATTGTGGAGAACGGCGATGCAGATTGGAGCTTTGGTCAAGGACGTGCCCAGTTCCTCACGGGCGAGTTGTAA
- the iolE gene encoding myo-inosose-2 dehydratase, translating to MTAKVIDWGIAPIGWRNDDIPEIGAGNTLQHLLSDIVVAGFQGTEVGGFFPKPDILNRELTLRKLRIAGQWFSSFLIRDGLEQVEKAFRLQCEYLQQVHAQVIVVSEQTYSVQGLDRNVFADKPYFNNQEWQLLCSGLNQLGAIAEEYGLLLVFHHHMGTGVQTADEIDRLMDGTDPAYVHLLYDTGHMYVSDGEYMLVLRKHMARIRHVHFKDARIDILSDCRNQGKSFRDCFLGGMFTVPGDGCIDFREVYDFLIQQKYSGWIVVEAEQDPDVAHPLEYALMARKYIDETLLTRQQQPKGDESYAK from the coding sequence ATGACAGCGAAGGTTATTGATTGGGGCATTGCACCCATCGGTTGGCGTAACGATGATATACCGGAAATTGGGGCAGGGAATACATTGCAGCATCTGCTGAGCGACATTGTTGTGGCTGGCTTTCAAGGTACCGAGGTAGGGGGATTTTTTCCGAAGCCGGATATTTTGAATCGTGAATTAACATTGCGTAAGCTGCGTATTGCTGGTCAATGGTTTAGCAGCTTCCTGATCCGCGATGGTTTGGAGCAGGTGGAGAAGGCATTCCGTCTTCAATGTGAGTATTTGCAGCAGGTACATGCCCAAGTGATTGTGGTGTCGGAGCAAACGTACAGTGTGCAGGGATTGGATCGCAATGTATTCGCCGACAAGCCATACTTCAATAATCAGGAATGGCAGCTGCTATGTAGCGGATTGAATCAGTTGGGTGCAATCGCCGAGGAATATGGGTTGCTGCTCGTGTTTCATCATCATATGGGTACAGGGGTGCAAACGGCGGACGAGATTGATCGTCTGATGGATGGTACAGATCCGGCGTATGTGCATTTGCTATATGATACCGGTCATATGTATGTATCCGATGGTGAGTATATGCTTGTGCTGCGTAAGCATATGGCGCGTATCCGTCATGTGCATTTTAAGGATGCGCGAATCGACATTTTGAGTGATTGCCGGAATCAGGGCAAGTCGTTTCGTGATTGCTTCCTTGGTGGCATGTTCACGGTTCCGGGTGATGGCTGTATTGATTTTCGTGAGGTATATGATTTTCTAATTCAGCAGAAGTATAGCGGCTGGATCGTTGTAGAAGCAGAACAGGACCCTGATGTGGCACACCCGTTGGAATACGCATTGATGGCACGCAAGTATATTGATGAAACATTGCTTACACGGCAACAGCAGCCAAAAGGAGATGAATCCTATGCAAAGTGA
- a CDS encoding Nramp family divalent metal transporter produces the protein MDTEVELEPSSGVKKNGWLRSTSSISLEEVNNTVKIPHNAGFWRKFFAFAGPGALVAVGYVDPGNWATSIAGGSRFGYTLLSVVLISSLVAMLLQSLAAKLGIVTGKDLAQATRDATSKKTAVFLWILTELAIIATDLAEVIGSAIALNLLFGIPLLWGILITTFDVLLLLLLQKKGFRIIESIVIVLMATIFIIFGFEMVAAHPDVAALFGGYVPKLEIVTNSQMLFVALGILGATVMPHNLYLHSSIIQSRQYKRDQEGKKEAVKFARLDSVMSLTVAFLINSAILILGAAAFHGNGLQVTEIEAAYELLSPTVGVGIASTLFAVALLASGQNSTITGTLAGQIVMEGFVRLRISPVLRRIITRLLAVVPAFIVTWLYGSRGTGDLLLWSQVVLSLQLPFAVIPLVLFTSDKRKMGNFANSSTTKLVAWIATGIIVALNLFLIGYLFLTGQQLG, from the coding sequence ATGGATACTGAAGTGGAACTGGAGCCTTCATCTGGAGTGAAAAAGAACGGCTGGCTACGTAGCACGTCGTCGATCAGCCTAGAGGAAGTCAATAATACGGTCAAAATCCCGCACAATGCAGGCTTCTGGCGCAAATTTTTCGCTTTTGCCGGACCGGGCGCGCTGGTCGCGGTTGGTTATGTCGATCCGGGGAACTGGGCGACCTCGATTGCTGGTGGTTCGCGGTTCGGCTATACACTGCTATCGGTCGTACTCATATCGAGTCTAGTCGCTATGCTGCTACAAAGTCTGGCTGCCAAGCTGGGCATCGTCACTGGCAAGGACTTGGCACAGGCAACCCGCGATGCGACGAGCAAAAAGACAGCTGTCTTCCTATGGATATTGACCGAACTGGCAATCATCGCCACCGATCTAGCGGAAGTCATTGGTTCAGCGATTGCATTGAATCTGCTGTTCGGCATTCCGTTGCTATGGGGCATTCTGATCACCACCTTTGACGTTCTATTGCTGTTGTTATTGCAGAAAAAAGGATTTCGTATTATCGAATCCATCGTTATCGTACTGATGGCGACGATCTTTATTATCTTTGGTTTTGAAATGGTTGCCGCTCATCCTGATGTGGCTGCACTATTCGGCGGTTATGTACCGAAGCTGGAGATTGTAACGAATTCGCAAATGCTGTTCGTCGCTCTTGGTATTCTTGGCGCAACGGTAATGCCGCATAATCTATATCTGCATTCCTCGATCATCCAATCGCGTCAATACAAACGCGATCAGGAAGGGAAAAAGGAAGCAGTGAAATTTGCCCGCCTCGATTCAGTTATGTCGCTAACCGTTGCCTTTCTGATCAACTCGGCGATTCTCATCCTAGGAGCAGCAGCGTTTCATGGGAATGGATTGCAGGTGACCGAGATTGAAGCAGCATATGAGCTGCTCAGTCCAACCGTCGGTGTAGGGATTGCTAGCACATTGTTCGCGGTAGCGTTGCTGGCTTCGGGTCAGAACTCGACCATTACAGGCACATTGGCTGGACAGATCGTTATGGAGGGCTTTGTACGATTGCGTATCTCGCCTGTATTGCGCCGGATTATTACGCGTTTGTTGGCGGTAGTACCTGCCTTTATCGTGACGTGGTTGTACGGCTCACGCGGGACAGGCGATTTATTGCTGTGGAGTCAGGTTGTACTCAGTCTGCAACTGCCTTTTGCGGTGATTCCGCTGGTGTTGTTTACGAGTGACAAGCGTAAAATGGGCAACTTCGCCAACTCCTCAACTACCAAATTGGTAGCTTGGATCGCGACTGGGATCATTGTCGCGCTGAACCTATTCCTAATCGGTTATCTGTTCCTTACTGGACAACAACTGGGCTAA
- a CDS encoding DeoR/GlpR family DNA-binding transcription regulator, protein MKARRLQDIEEYIHSQKSVTLDELCVRFDVSKNTIRRDINQIVQKGSIEKVYGGVTSASELVPFENRNIRNQSKKNEIGRLAAACIEAHDLIYIDSGTTTRNIIDHLDPMLPLTILTNSLDVINGVADMQHITLLVIGNTYKPKTRSFVGMDNPLSLQKYNVTKAFMAATGVSMTHGLTNSDLLEYEIKKVIAEKAQKLILLVDNSKLGKSTLLTYATLQDVDILISSDPLDHDYRSFCEEHQITLQYPS, encoded by the coding sequence ATGAAAGCGAGACGTCTACAGGATATCGAGGAATATATCCACTCACAGAAGAGCGTCACACTGGATGAACTGTGCGTACGCTTTGATGTATCCAAGAACACGATTCGCCGCGATATTAACCAAATTGTCCAAAAGGGCTCCATCGAAAAAGTATACGGTGGCGTGACATCCGCCAGTGAGCTTGTTCCATTTGAGAATCGGAATATCCGCAATCAGTCCAAAAAGAACGAAATCGGACGACTAGCTGCCGCCTGTATTGAAGCACATGACCTGATCTATATTGATTCTGGCACAACCACACGCAATATTATTGATCATCTCGACCCCATGCTGCCGCTGACAATTCTGACCAATAGTTTGGATGTGATCAATGGCGTGGCGGACATGCAGCATATTACGCTATTAGTCATCGGCAACACGTATAAGCCGAAGACGCGTTCCTTTGTTGGCATGGACAATCCGCTGTCTCTTCAAAAGTACAATGTGACCAAAGCATTTATGGCGGCAACAGGTGTCAGTATGACGCACGGCTTGACCAACTCCGATCTGCTGGAATACGAGATCAAAAAGGTGATCGCTGAAAAGGCGCAAAAGCTGATTCTGCTAGTAGATAATAGCAAATTAGGCAAATCGACACTGCTCACCTATGCAACATTGCAGGATGTAGATATTCTGATCTCATCCGATCCGCTGGATCATGATTATCGCAGCTTTTGTGAGGAGCATCAGATTACGCTACAATACCCGTCGTAA
- a CDS encoding sugar porter family MFS transporter — protein sequence MQSETAHKAALGKIIIISTLGGLLFGYDTGVINGALPYMSAADQLNLTPFTQGVVASSLLLGAALGAVFGGRLSDYAGRRQNILYLSILFFFATVGCTLAPNVTIMVTARFLLGIAVGGASVTVPSFLAEMAPADRRGRIVTQNELMIVSGQLAAFVINAILGTMMGEIAHVWRYMLIIAALPALLLFFGMLRQPESPRWLISRNRNDEALQVLQKIRSHEDAQKEWKDIQDNVQKEAHMDKATFKDLATPWIRRIVWIGIGIAIVQQITGVNSIMYYGTEILKDAGFETKAALIGNIANGAISVLATIVGIWLLGRVGRRPMLITGLIGTTTSLLLIAIVSAFLQGNPALPYAVLTLTVLFLTFQQGAISPVTWLMLSEIFPQRLRGLGMGFTVLVLWMVNFMVGLLFPVLLSGIGLSATFYIFAALGLLAITFVKVCLPETRGLSLEELEQSFRDHYSNATSEDQAYTAQPVTTKQ from the coding sequence ATGCAAAGTGAAACGGCGCATAAAGCGGCTCTTGGCAAAATCATCATTATCTCAACGCTAGGCGGTTTATTATTCGGTTACGATACCGGTGTCATCAATGGCGCATTGCCGTATATGTCTGCTGCTGATCAACTGAATTTGACACCGTTTACGCAGGGCGTAGTCGCTAGTTCCTTGCTGCTGGGTGCGGCGCTGGGTGCGGTGTTTGGCGGCAGATTGTCTGATTATGCGGGACGTCGTCAAAATATTTTGTACTTGTCGATTCTGTTTTTCTTTGCTACTGTCGGTTGTACACTGGCACCGAATGTCACGATTATGGTAACTGCTCGCTTTTTACTGGGTATCGCGGTCGGTGGCGCGTCGGTTACAGTGCCTTCGTTTCTGGCGGAAATGGCGCCCGCGGATCGGCGGGGGCGAATCGTCACCCAGAATGAGCTGATGATCGTTAGCGGTCAACTGGCTGCCTTCGTAATCAATGCGATTCTCGGTACGATGATGGGTGAAATTGCGCATGTATGGCGATATATGCTGATCATCGCCGCCTTGCCTGCACTGCTGTTGTTCTTCGGCATGCTGCGTCAGCCAGAAAGTCCACGCTGGCTCATTAGTCGCAATCGGAACGATGAGGCGCTGCAAGTACTACAAAAAATCCGTAGCCATGAAGATGCACAAAAGGAATGGAAAGACATTCAGGACAATGTGCAAAAAGAAGCACACATGGACAAAGCTACCTTTAAGGATCTAGCCACGCCATGGATTCGCCGGATCGTCTGGATTGGTATCGGGATCGCCATTGTGCAGCAAATTACCGGTGTGAACTCGATCATGTATTATGGTACGGAGATTCTGAAAGATGCTGGATTTGAAACGAAAGCGGCGCTGATCGGCAATATCGCCAACGGTGCAATCTCTGTACTTGCGACGATTGTCGGGATTTGGTTGCTTGGTCGCGTTGGTCGTCGACCGATGCTGATCACGGGGCTGATCGGTACGACCACTTCGTTACTTCTGATTGCTATTGTATCCGCTTTCTTGCAAGGAAATCCGGCGTTGCCATATGCGGTATTGACGTTAACTGTGCTATTCCTAACCTTTCAACAGGGAGCGATTTCTCCTGTTACTTGGTTGATGCTGTCGGAGATCTTCCCACAACGACTACGTGGATTGGGGATGGGCTTTACTGTACTGGTCCTCTGGATGGTCAACTTTATGGTCGGTCTGTTATTCCCAGTATTGCTAAGTGGTATCGGATTGTCTGCAACGTTTTATATTTTCGCGGCGCTCGGTCTATTGGCTATTACCTTTGTTAAAGTATGCTTGCCTGAAACGAGAGGTCTGTCGCTGGAAGAGCTGGAACAGAGCTTCCGCGATCATTATTCTAACGCTACATCCGAAGATCAGGCGTATACCGCACAGCCTGTCACAACGAAACAGTAA
- the iolB gene encoding 5-deoxy-glucuronate isomerase → MTSHLLRKPQSASPQTGVTVVQEVLTSNAPLEYVGFKLLDLTDGAVYEETLDTEECCIVAVTGKITVTEGDHHFAEIGTRNSVFERKPTDSVFIAGGKSFTVEGISGATVALCYSPSLEALPTKLLPASDVGIVKRGKYNNQRTVHDILPDNDPSASSLLVVEVYTEGGNFSSYPPHKHDRDQLPDESFLEETYYHEIDPPQGFLFQRVYTDDRSLDETMAVENRDVVIVPAGYHPVGVPDGYTSYYLNVMAGPKRIWKFYNDPDHEWILNRD, encoded by the coding sequence GTGACCAGTCATCTGTTACGCAAACCGCAATCTGCATCGCCGCAAACAGGCGTTACCGTTGTACAGGAAGTACTTACGTCGAATGCACCGCTTGAATATGTAGGCTTCAAATTGCTTGATCTGACGGATGGAGCTGTTTATGAAGAAACGCTGGATACGGAAGAATGCTGCATCGTTGCTGTCACTGGCAAGATTACCGTGACGGAGGGTGATCATCATTTTGCTGAGATTGGTACGCGTAACAGCGTATTTGAACGTAAGCCAACAGACAGCGTATTTATTGCTGGTGGCAAATCGTTCACTGTAGAAGGCATTTCTGGTGCAACGGTAGCGCTTTGCTATTCGCCATCGCTAGAAGCTTTGCCGACCAAGCTGCTGCCCGCATCCGATGTCGGTATCGTCAAACGCGGCAAATACAACAACCAGCGCACCGTCCATGACATTTTGCCAGACAATGATCCTTCCGCCAGCAGCTTACTCGTGGTGGAGGTGTATACGGAAGGCGGCAACTTCTCCAGTTATCCGCCGCACAAGCATGACCGTGACCAGCTGCCAGACGAGTCATTTTTGGAGGAAACGTATTATCATGAGATCGACCCGCCGCAAGGATTTCTGTTCCAGCGCGTGTATACGGATGATCGTAGTTTGGACGAGACGATGGCGGTGGAGAACCGCGATGTGGTGATCGTTCCAGCGGGGTATCATCCCGTAGGTGTGCCGGACGGATACACTTCCTACTATTTAAATGTAATGGCAGGTCCGAAACGTATCTGGAAATTCTACAATGACCCGGATCATGAATGGATTCTGAATCGCGATTGA
- the iolI gene encoding 2-keto-myo-inositol isomerase, which translates to MKLCFNQATTLENSNLVTDLDLCEQYGYDYIEIRTMDKLPEYLQDHTLEDLIHYFDTHHIKPLAFNALVFFNNRSEAEYAEIRNEFVDMLEKGSKLGVQYIVAVPLVTEQKFLKADIRESSVQVLRELSDLAKPYGIGIALEYVGHPQCTVNTFGQAYDIVQAVDRDNVGLVLDCFHFHAMGSKREDLEQADVSKIFILHIDDTEDFPIGFLTDEDRVWPGQGAIDLDFILSTLKRKGYDGAVSVELFRPEYYKLSAEETIRTAKETTLSVISRHYPTSQAVR; encoded by the coding sequence ATGAAGCTTTGCTTTAATCAGGCAACGACACTAGAGAACTCCAATCTAGTCACTGATCTGGATCTTTGTGAGCAGTATGGCTATGACTATATTGAGATTCGCACGATGGATAAGCTGCCAGAATATCTACAGGATCATACGCTAGAGGATTTGATCCATTATTTTGACACCCATCATATCAAGCCGCTGGCATTCAATGCGCTGGTGTTCTTCAACAATCGTTCAGAAGCGGAGTATGCTGAGATTCGCAATGAATTTGTCGATATGCTGGAAAAAGGCAGCAAGCTGGGCGTGCAGTATATTGTTGCCGTACCGCTAGTAACAGAGCAAAAATTCCTCAAAGCAGACATTCGTGAGAGCAGTGTACAGGTGCTGCGCGAGTTGTCTGATCTGGCGAAGCCATACGGTATCGGTATTGCGCTGGAGTATGTGGGACATCCACAATGCACAGTCAATACATTCGGTCAGGCATATGATATTGTGCAGGCAGTTGACCGCGACAATGTAGGTCTGGTGCTGGACTGCTTCCATTTTCATGCGATGGGTTCCAAGCGTGAAGATCTAGAGCAGGCAGATGTGTCGAAGATCTTTATTTTGCATATCGACGATACGGAGGATTTCCCCATCGGCTTTCTGACGGATGAAGATCGTGTGTGGCCGGGGCAAGGTGCGATTGATCTGGACTTTATTTTGTCTACATTGAAACGAAAAGGCTACGATGGTGCGGTATCGGTGGAGCTATTTCGTCCCGAATATTACAAGCTCAGTGCCGAGGAAACGATTCGTACCGCGAAGGAAACGACGCTGTCGGTCATTTCCCGCCATTACCCTACGAGTCAAGCTGTCCGCTGA
- a CDS encoding Gfo/Idh/MocA family protein — protein MTLRIGVIGTGAIGREHIRRITNNLSSGEIVAVTDVNADAAQAAVDNYHLNAKVYPDDVSLIAADDVDAILVTSWGPAHQQSVMAGIAAGKYVFCEKPLATTAAGCREIVDAEIAHGKRLVQVGFMRRYDSGYQQLKRAVDERFIGEPLMIRCAHRNAEVNEAYTTDMAITDTLIHEIDVLHWLVNDDYASVRVSFPKKSRNASSHLRDPQVVTLETKGGILITTEVFVNCQYGYDIQCEIIGEEGIVRLPEVANITYRKNAQLGVALLTDWKDRFIDAYDRELQDFIDHVSKGGEPQGPTSWDGYIAAVTADACVRAQESGQEEHIDLGPTPEFYGGAAPLYSV, from the coding sequence ATGACATTACGTATTGGAGTTATTGGTACAGGAGCAATCGGACGTGAGCATATTCGACGGATCACCAACAATTTGAGTAGTGGCGAGATCGTCGCTGTAACCGATGTGAACGCAGATGCAGCCCAAGCTGCTGTTGATAATTATCATTTGAATGCCAAAGTTTATCCAGATGATGTATCGCTGATCGCTGCAGACGATGTGGATGCCATTCTGGTAACCAGCTGGGGACCTGCGCATCAACAAAGTGTTATGGCAGGGATCGCTGCGGGCAAATACGTATTTTGCGAAAAACCACTGGCAACCACAGCGGCAGGCTGCCGCGAAATCGTCGATGCCGAGATCGCTCACGGGAAACGTCTGGTACAAGTTGGCTTTATGCGTCGTTATGATAGCGGTTACCAGCAATTGAAGCGTGCGGTAGATGAGCGTTTTATCGGGGAGCCACTGATGATTCGCTGTGCACACCGCAATGCGGAAGTGAATGAGGCGTATACGACCGATATGGCGATAACGGATACCCTTATACACGAGATTGATGTATTGCACTGGCTTGTGAATGATGATTATGCATCGGTGCGGGTATCCTTTCCGAAAAAGAGCCGCAACGCTTCTAGCCATCTGCGCGATCCGCAGGTCGTTACGCTGGAAACGAAAGGCGGCATTCTGATCACGACCGAAGTATTCGTGAACTGCCAATATGGATACGATATTCAATGTGAAATTATCGGCGAAGAAGGCATTGTACGTCTGCCTGAAGTCGCAAACATCACCTACCGTAAAAATGCCCAGCTTGGTGTAGCGCTGCTGACCGATTGGAAAGATCGCTTCATTGATGCGTATGACCGCGAGCTACAGGACTTTATTGATCATGTTAGCAAGGGTGGCGAGCCGCAAGGTCCAACATCGTGGGATGGCTATATCGCTGCCGTAACTGCAGATGCCTGCGTGCGTGCTCAGGAATCCGGTCAGGAAGAACATATTGATCTGGGACCAACACCGGAATTTTATGGCGGTGCGGCTCCGCTGTATAGTGTCTGA
- the iolA gene encoding methylmalonate-semialdehyde dehydrogenase gives MTTLTGTARKLKNYIGGKWVESNTTVYEDVYNPATKELICQVPISTKEDVEHAVQIASQAFEQWKQVAVPRRARILFNFQQLLSQNKEELARLITLENGKNLTEALGEVGRGIENVEFAAGAPTLMMGDSLASIATDVEAANYRYPIGVVGGIAPFNFPMMVPCWMFPMAIALGNTFILKPSERTPLLTEKLAELFSEAGLPDGVFNIVYGAHDVVNGVLEHPEIKAISFVGSKPVGEYVYKKGSEHLKRVQALTGAKNHTIVLNDANLDDTLTNVISAAFGSAGERCMACAVVTVEDGIADEFIAQLKERAINVQIGNGLDDGVFLGPVIREENKTRTIQYIEKGIAEGATLLTDGRERMSDDGYFIGPTIFENVTPDMTIWKDEIFAPVLSVIRVKNLKEAIEIANRSEFANGACLFSSNANAIRYFRENIDAGMLGINLGVPAPMAFFPFSGWKSSFYGTLHANGKDSVDFYTRKKVVTARYPQPDFE, from the coding sequence ATGACCACATTGACAGGCACGGCACGTAAGTTGAAAAACTACATTGGTGGCAAATGGGTGGAGAGTAATACAACCGTATATGAAGACGTTTACAATCCAGCGACCAAAGAACTGATTTGTCAGGTTCCGATTTCCACGAAGGAGGATGTCGAGCACGCTGTACAGATTGCCAGCCAAGCGTTTGAACAATGGAAGCAGGTGGCTGTACCAAGACGTGCGCGCATTTTGTTCAACTTTCAGCAATTGCTCAGCCAGAACAAAGAAGAACTGGCTCGTCTGATCACATTAGAGAATGGCAAAAATCTAACGGAAGCACTCGGCGAAGTCGGACGCGGTATTGAAAACGTGGAATTTGCTGCTGGCGCACCGACTCTGATGATGGGCGACTCGCTCGCATCCATCGCTACAGACGTAGAAGCAGCCAACTACCGTTACCCGATTGGTGTGGTCGGCGGAATTGCTCCATTCAACTTCCCGATGATGGTGCCTTGCTGGATGTTCCCGATGGCGATTGCGCTCGGCAACACATTCATCCTAAAACCGTCGGAGCGTACGCCACTACTGACCGAAAAGCTGGCTGAACTGTTCTCCGAAGCCGGATTGCCCGATGGTGTATTCAATATCGTCTACGGCGCTCATGATGTGGTGAATGGCGTACTGGAGCATCCAGAGATCAAAGCAATCTCCTTTGTCGGCTCTAAGCCAGTTGGAGAATATGTATACAAAAAAGGCAGTGAACATCTCAAGCGTGTCCAAGCGCTCACTGGTGCCAAAAACCATACCATTGTGCTGAACGATGCAAATCTGGATGATACACTGACGAACGTTATCTCCGCTGCTTTCGGTTCCGCAGGCGAACGCTGTATGGCATGTGCGGTTGTAACGGTAGAGGACGGCATCGCTGACGAATTTATTGCGCAGCTGAAAGAGCGTGCGATCAATGTACAGATTGGTAACGGTCTGGACGATGGTGTATTCCTTGGGCCGGTTATCCGTGAAGAGAACAAAACGCGCACCATTCAATATATTGAAAAAGGTATTGCAGAGGGTGCTACGTTGCTGACCGACGGTCGTGAGCGTATGTCCGACGATGGTTATTTTATCGGCCCAACAATTTTTGAAAATGTCACACCGGATATGACGATCTGGAAAGACGAAATCTTTGCGCCAGTACTATCTGTCATTCGCGTCAAAAACCTGAAAGAAGCGATCGAGATCGCCAATCGTTCGGAATTTGCAAACGGCGCGTGTCTGTTCAGCTCCAATGCAAATGCGATCCGATATTTCCGTGAAAATATCGACGCTGGTATGCTGGGTATTAATCTGGGCGTTCCTGCACCAATGGCATTCTTCCCATTCTCAGGCTGGAAATCGTCGTTCTACGGTACACTACATGCCAACGGCAAAGACAGCGTAGACTTCTATACACGTAAAAAGGTCGTAACTGCTCGCTATCCACAACCTGACTTCGAATAA